In the Hordeum vulgare subsp. vulgare chromosome 7H, MorexV3_pseudomolecules_assembly, whole genome shotgun sequence genome, one interval contains:
- the LOC123411069 gene encoding glutamate receptor 2.8-like, producing MELPATRSLLVFLSLLTLWSIAVDGASPAAAAMAPAPVRFGVGSRSPACDSVEVLDAFYLKQPSCTNWAELRTKDSSAEDLIDNAQVPAIIWGPQTLDNADHIPQLADQSHIPALSFNGSYPILCALWQKDHVTAYLTLGSNDSMVSFYPRTKEINDMKLDTRNLRKNRKSQMVRTEFEDKVYPIFEKQNVTRNKHGYKIVKSFADGFDDRWSNLAGTISSSPRKRCKYKRRDKQVDSGAGEVTITKKGPATDFTVTYTESDLSMIVLVENEPNTISWTFVKPLSRNLWFATIVFFFYTSIVVWMIEIPKNQEYQGSSLRQCTTALYFVFSTLTFSHGQSIRSPLSKIVVVIWCFVVLILVQSYTSSLSSMLTAKRLLPWVVDLDQLQYSGDFVGYQDDSFVRSFLVNRHNISESRLKNYATKEEYVASLRKGSKNGGVSAIVGAIPYLTSFISDTRYKNNFMMLGCIYEAPGFGFGFRLGFPLVRNLSSAILDPPEGVSNSQMELKCFGTTSTLMGDDIVPNFGFAPLTLQSFSGLFVITGSISTLMILITIARLVYTKCSRSRNIDMESVGDNSVEEDSRSMQNGVDDNSNPNQQLLYETGDDNFHGVREGGENDGGAHSEPVQQNDMHGSMAPAAHFEIETNNV from the exons ATGGAGTTGCCGGCGACAAGGAGCTTGCTCGTGTTCCTCTCTTTGCTCACGCTTTGGAGCATCGCCGTCGACGGCGCGTCGCCAGCTGCCGCCGCGATGGCGCCTGCGCCGGTGCGGTTCGGCGTGGGGAGCAGGAGCCCGGCCTGCGATTCCGTGGAGGTCCTGGATGCGTTCTACCTGAAGCAGCCAAGCTGCACCAACTGGGCGGAGCTGCGAACGAAGGATTCCTCCG CCGAGGACCTGATCGATAATGCCCAAGTGCCAGCCATTATCTGGGGCCCTCAGACGCTTGACAATGCAGATCACATCCCGCAATTGGCCGACCAGAGCCACATTCCGGCTCTCTCCTTCAACGGCAGCTATCCAATATTGTGTGCTTTATGGCAAAAAGATCATGTGACAGCTTACCTTACACTTGGATCAAATGACAGCATGGTGTCTTTTTATCCAAGAACCAAGGAAATAAACGACATGAAACTAGATACAAGAAATTTAAGAAAAAATCGGAAAAGTCAGATGGTGCGGACAGAATTTGAGGATAAAGTTTATCCTATTTTCGAGAAACAAAATGTCACCAGAAACAAACATGGGTATAAAATAGTCAAATCGTTTGCCGACGGATTTGATGACCGGTGGTCTAACCTTGCTGGGACCATATCTTCGTCCCCTCGAAAAAGATGTAAATACAAGAGG AGGGATAAGCAGGTGGATTCTGGAGCAGGCGAAGTGACCATAACCAAAAAAGGCCCTGCCACAGACTTTACAGTGACATACACCGAGTCTGATTTGTCTATGATTGTGCTCGTCGAAAATGAACCAAATACAATCAGTTGGACATTTGTAAAGCCACTAAGTAGAAACCTTTGGTTTGCAACCATTGTCTTCTTCTTCTATACCAGCATTGTTGTGTGGATGATTGAAATACCCAAAAATCAGGAGTACCAAGGATCAAGTTTGAGACAATGCACCACTGCCCTCTACTTTGTTTTCTCTACTTTGACGTTTTCTCATG GTCAAAGTATTAGAAGCCCCTTGTCAAAAATTGTCGTGGTAATATGGTGCTTTGTAGTGTTGATTCTGGTACAAAGCTACACATCAAGTTTGTCGTCTATGTTAACTGCAAAGAGGCTCCTTCCTTGGGTGGTTGATCTAGACCAGTTGCAATACAGTGGTGACTTTGTGGGATACCAAGATGATTCATTTGTGCGGTCCTTCTTGGTGAATCGTCATAATATTAGTGAAAGTAGGTTAAAAAACTATGCAACTAAGGAAGAATATGTTGCCTCTTTGAGGAAGGGCTCCAAGAATGGGGGTGTGTCTGCTATAGTCGGTGCGATCCCATACTTAACTTCTTTCATCTCTGATACTCGGTATAAAAATAATTTTATGATGCTTGGGTGCATATACGAGGCTCCTGGATTTGGTTTT GGATTTCGTCTAGGTTTTCCGCTGGTGCGTAACCTTTCATCTGCCATCCTGGACCCACCagaaggggttagcaattcacaaaTGGAATTGAAATGCTTCGGCACAACTTCAACATTGATGGGCGATGACATAGTTCCTAACTTCGGTTTTGCGCCTCTCACTTTACAAAGCTTCTCCGGACTCTTCGTCATCACTGGATCCATTTCAACTCTCATGATACTGATAACCATTGCGAGATTGGTTTATACCAAATGCAGTAGGTCGAGAAACATTGACATGGAAAGCGTCGGGGATAATAGTGTTGAGGAGGATTCCcgttcgatgcagaacggcgtggACGACAACTCGAACCCTAACCAACAACTCCTCTACGAAACCGGAGATGATAATTTCCATGGTGTGCGTGAGGGCGGTGAAAATGATGGGGGCGCTCATTCTGAACCAGTGCAGCAGAATGACATGCACGGTAGCATGGCGCCTGCAGCACACTTCGAGATTGAAACAAACAATGTGTGA